A stretch of Methanosphaerula palustris E1-9c DNA encodes these proteins:
- a CDS encoding endonuclease III domain-containing protein, translating into MVRNLGAVYGPLAWWSDDPELVIIGAMLTQQTRWEHVEHALDKLGAAGLLSLATLARADRVVLEQAVYSTGFYRVKARRLKALAGHMIDRYGGVNGMRRCPTEDLRADLLSCEGVGTETADSILCYGFGRCTFVIDAYTTRICSCAGVRQKGARLKCLFEEVLPASVAAYQDTHAHMVEFGKENCQRQRCEQCWIRNLNG; encoded by the coding sequence TTGGTCAGAAATCTGGGTGCAGTCTATGGACCCCTGGCCTGGTGGAGCGATGATCCAGAACTGGTGATCATCGGGGCGATGCTGACCCAGCAGACCCGGTGGGAGCATGTCGAGCATGCTCTCGATAAACTGGGTGCGGCGGGACTCCTGTCGCTGGCCACCCTGGCGAGAGCAGATCGTGTGGTCCTGGAGCAGGCGGTCTACTCCACCGGCTTCTATCGGGTCAAGGCAAGGCGGCTGAAGGCCCTGGCTGGTCACATGATCGATCGTTACGGCGGGGTAAACGGGATGCGGCGCTGTCCAACAGAGGATCTCCGTGCAGACCTCCTCTCCTGCGAGGGGGTGGGGACCGAGACTGCGGACTCGATCCTCTGTTATGGTTTTGGTCGATGCACGTTTGTGATCGATGCTTATACGACCAGAATCTGTTCCTGTGCAGGTGTCCGCCAAAAAGGCGCCCGTCTGAAGTGCCTCTTTGAAGAAGTGCTGCCGGCGAGTGTGGCGGCGTACCAGGACACCCATGCTCACATGGTTGAGTTTGGAAAGGAGAACTGTCAGAGACAGAGGTGTGAA
- the npdG gene encoding NADPH-dependent F420 reductase, whose translation MRIGIIGGTGEIGEGMAMRLSQKHDVILGSRDQAKSEEASRCCYATLADLGLPCSCSGVTNQEAADFGDVVILAVPFKHLKGTLESLHGLEGKIVVSPVNPMEKTDHFINNPPPEGSAALLVQKMLPDSKICAAFNVIAANRWKKIEEELNYAVPVCGDDPAAKSLVMDLVNGVSHLKAYDAGPLTSSSLIECITPLLLNIARYNKMKDVGIQFI comes from the coding sequence TTGAGGATCGGGATCATCGGTGGGACCGGGGAGATTGGTGAAGGGATGGCGATGCGCCTCTCCCAGAAGCATGATGTGATCCTCGGTTCCAGAGACCAGGCCAAGTCTGAAGAGGCGAGCCGCTGCTGCTATGCCACGCTCGCCGACCTGGGTCTTCCCTGTTCATGTTCAGGGGTCACCAACCAGGAAGCGGCTGATTTTGGTGATGTCGTGATTCTGGCCGTCCCGTTCAAACACCTAAAAGGAACGCTTGAATCACTTCATGGGCTCGAAGGAAAGATCGTGGTCAGCCCGGTGAACCCGATGGAGAAGACGGATCACTTCATCAATAACCCGCCGCCTGAGGGGTCTGCGGCCCTGCTGGTTCAGAAGATGCTTCCCGACTCAAAAATTTGCGCTGCATTCAATGTGATCGCAGCGAACCGATGGAAGAAGATCGAGGAAGAATTGAATTACGCTGTACCGGTCTGTGGTGATGACCCGGCCGCCAAGTCGCTTGTGATGGATCTGGTAAACGGTGTCTCACACCTCAAAGCCTATGATGCGGGACCTCTGACGAGTTCCAGTCTGATCGAGTGTATCACACCGCTTCTTCTTAATATTGCACGATATAATAAGATGAAGGATGTTGGGATCCAGTTCATCTGA